One region of Solanum pennellii chromosome 6, SPENNV200 genomic DNA includes:
- the LOC107023813 gene encoding E3 ubiquitin-protein ligase RDUF2, protein MSSYWCYRCTRFVRISVGNDVVCPHCDSGFIEVAEGNIGSPESHRRFPMWNERPESDRSVNMGSRRSRRNRGDRSPFNPVIVLRSPSEAPGEDEAAAAAEERSYELYYDDGEGSGLRPLPPTMSEFLMGSGFDRLLDQLAQIEVNGFGRPENPPASKSAIESMPIIQIASNHVNSETHCAVCKEAFDLGSEAREMPCKHIYHSDCILPWLSLRNSCPVCRHELPSESTETTNSDNISRPRNEDEAMGLTIWRLPGGGFAVGRFSGGRRGAERELPVVYTEMDGGFNNGVPRRIAWRSRRSNTGRNGNGISRIFNNFTSFFRRLTPSSQRRSLSIHSSSSESSGSGSGSAVFRSRSVSSSTSIFSRYLRRSRRNWVPEERNGVTRW, encoded by the coding sequence ATGTCTTCGTACTGGTGTTATCGGTGTACAAGGTTTGTTAGAATTTCAGTTGGAAACGATGTTGTTTGTCCTCACTGTGATAGTGGATTTATAGAAGTTGCTGAGGGAAATATTGGGTCGCCGGAATCTCACCGGAGGTTTCCCATGTGGAACGAACGGCCAGAGTCAGATCGGAGTGTGAACATGGGTTCTCGACGGAGCAGGCGTAATCGGGGTGATAGATCTCCGTTTAATCCGGTTATTGTTCTTCGTAGTCCATCTGAAGCACCTGGGGAGGATGAAGCTGCTGCAGCTGCAGAGGAGCGGAGTTATGAGCTTTATTATGATGATGGTGAAGGTTCAGGTCTCAGGCCGTTGCCGCCGACGATGTCGGAGTTTTTGATGGGATCTGGGTTTGATCGGTTACTTGATCAGTTAGCACAGATCGAGGTGAACGGTTTTGGTCGGCCGGAAAATCCACCGGCGTCGAAATCAGCGATTGAGTCGATGCCGATTATTCAAATAGCTTCAAATCACGTAAATTCCGAGACCCATTGCGCTGTTTGTAAAGAAGCTTTCGATTTAGGATCTGAAGCTCGAGAAATGCCCTGTAAACACATCTACCATTCCGATTGTATCCTCCCATGGCTATCTCTTCGAAATTCGTGCCCCGTTTGCCGACACGAATTACCATCGGAATCAACTGAAACTACAAACTCCGACAACATTTCTAGACCCAGAAACGAAGACGAAGCAATGGGATTGACAATATGGAGACTTCCGGGAGGTGGGTTCGCCGTAGGAAGATTTTCCGGTGGAAGAAGAGGAGCTGAGAGAGAACTTCCAGTAGTGTATACAGAAATGGACGGTGGATTTAACAATGGGGTACCTAGAAGAATAGCTTGGAGATCAAGAAGAAGCAACACAGGTCGAAACGGCAACGGAATAAGCCGAATTTTCAACAACTTCACATCATTTTTCCGGCGATTAACACCATCTTCTCAACGTCGATCTCTATCCATACATTCCAGTAGTTCAGAATCATCCGGTTCTGGTTCTGGATCTGCTGTATTCAGGAGTCGAAGTGTATCTTCAAGCACTTCAATATTCAGTAGGTATTTGagaagaagcagaagaaattggGTACCTGAAGAACGTAATGGAGTAACAAGATGGTAA